The following proteins are encoded in a genomic region of Anomaloglossus baeobatrachus isolate aAnoBae1 chromosome 6, aAnoBae1.hap1, whole genome shotgun sequence:
- the LOC142244065 gene encoding RNA-binding protein 12B-B-like, producing the protein MAQIVRLEGVASAVNLQDLRSHFIGLDIPQGGITIIGGHCGVAFISFDSRVDAQHALRLSGRSLKGSVVDVLRSSISEMARSLKNFEMSRNGVHKARDSLPQHSYTSGHEREGHHSRSPQRHFDSSFRKSRPAQWQHSRSPQRYQPPQQKYVRSPPWHSQSSFSHSRSPRFRSRSPHMRSRSPRRRARSPEDTSSDPIYSGNYHVHVTNLSYSTKKKNLMNWFFNLMSEDHIRFLHDDKGRRTSECIVVFQAEKDLRKVLQRDKVSFNGRILFITPISKANVRSILSGKKGLFSHQSKGKCVYVRNFPADVKKSDIQKFFTGLSLNEEDISLLSNKHGVAIGEGLVSFSSEEDLKKAEKLHQKKYKDREIKVRRIPKEKLENFFDTYSVGVMPDDPNDCVTQEDDLLDEEDQQEYNAPHEDEQDNIADEDSGFHQTDNTNECVTQADDAPDESPVGADDASDQSLQADNDPAFQADDAPDDPAFQADDTPNNPDVQADDAPDNPTIEEADLPDDPVDQEDDKPEDPAVQVDDSPKDDDAYDDPGVQVDNAPDDDDDPGVQVDNALEDDDDPGVQVDNAPEDDDPGVQVDDAQST; encoded by the coding sequence ATGGCACAAATTGTCCGGTTAGAAGGTGTTGCATCTGCTGTTAACCTACAAGATCTGCGATCCCACTTTATAGGATTGGATATTCCCCAGGGAGGAATTACGATCATTGGTGGTCATTGTGGTGTGGCTTTTATTAGCTTCGACTCTCGGGTAGATGCACAGCATGCTCTTCGGTTATCTGGCCGCTCCCTTAAGGGTTCCGTTGTTGATGTCCTTCGCAGCTCCATTTCAGAAATGGCACGCTCCTTAAAAAACTTTGAAATGTCTAGAAATGGAGTCCATAAGGCTAGAGATTCTTTACCACAGCATTCTTACACATCAGGGCAtgaaagagaagggcaccattcaaGATCTCCACAAAGGCATTTTGATTCATCATTTAGGAAATCTAGGCCAGCACAATGGCAGCATTCTAGATCTCCGCAAAGATATCAGCCACCTCAGCAGAAATACGTAAGATCGCCACCATGGCATTCTCAATCTTCTTTCAGTCATTCTCGATCACCACGTTTTCGCTCCCGCTCTCCACACATGAGATCTAGGTCTCCCCGAAGGCGTGCAAGATCTCCAGAAGATACATCCAGTGACCCGATATACAGCGGTAACTATCACGTGCATGTGACAAACCTGAGCTACTCAACGAAGAAAAAAAATTTGATGAATTGGTTTTTTAACCTTATGAGCGAGGATCACATTCGGTTTCTGCATGACGATAAAGGCCGTAGAACAAGCGAATGTATCGTCGTATTCCAAGCGGAGAAGGACCTCAGGAAAGTTCTCCAACGTGACAAAGTTTCGTTTAATGGACGTATTCTGTTCATCACGCCTATTTCTAAGgcaaatgtgagaagtatattatCGGGCAAGAAAGGATTATTCTCACATCAGTCAAAGGGAAAATGCGTTTATGTAAGAAACTTTCCTGCAGATGTGAAGAAAAGTGACATTCAGAAGTTCTTCACTGGGTTGTCTCTCAATGAAGAAGACATTTCTCTGCTCTCTAACAAACATGGCGTTGCCATAGGTGAAGGATTGGTCAGCTTCTCATCTGAAGAAGACTTGAAAAAAGCTGAAAAGCTGCATCAGAAGAAGTATAAAGACCGGGAAATCAAAGTGAGACGAATTCCTAAAGAGAAGCTGGAAAACTTCTTTGATACGTATTCTGTAGGAGTCATGCCTGATGATCCGAATGATTGTGTAACCCAGGAAGATGATTTACTTGATGAGGAAGACCAACAGGAATATAATGCACCTCATGAAGATGAACAGGACAACATCGCAGATGAAGATTCAGGTTTCCACCAAACTGACAACACTAATGAATGTGTCACTCAGGCGGACGATGCACCCGATGAATCTCCTGTTGGAGCGGATGATGCATCTGATCAATCTCTCCAAGCGGATAATGATCCTGCTTTCCAAGCAGATGATGCACCTGATGATCCTGCTTTCCAAGCAGATGATACACCCAATAATCCTGATGTCCAAGCAGATGATGCACCCGATAATCCTACTATTGAAGAAGCTGATCTACCCGATGATCCTGTTGACCAAGAAGATGATAAACCCGAAGATCCTGCTGTCCAAGTAGATGATTCACCCAAAGATGATGATGCATACGATGATCCTGGTGTCCAAGTGGATAATGcacctgatgatgatgatgatcctGGTGTCCAAGTGGATAATGCACTCGAAGATGATGATGATCCTGGTGTCCAAGTAGATAATGCACCCGAAGATGATGATCCTGGTGTCCAAGTAGATGATGCACAAAGTACCTAG
- the LOC142317100 gene encoding RNA-binding protein 12B-like has product MWTVRLEGLPPIADAIHVRRFFVGLKIEDGDVNIIGGVHGEAYVTFKDKLDVFYALQRSRQLLMGAPINILAAPSYQSSSYLRIVFKPLNAKLSDVKSFFKDLCVENVIFLTRCKVRSGVGLVKFGKMDDAEKALSVFQSSENRNSCETQNTFSVLCMWLSRENDWLSNISKRGSPKKKNKKSSTPKPLLNHDHHLLYIHEFYARLVNVSLCADKSHIRKFLHNLVDDSQITFVYDKDGNRQRECFVMFITENDYVRALELDKAVFKGRRLRVLPISKPDMMDLIEINKNVVLGKPVSGVKKSGVKFLYLRNFAASVNKHDVLNFFTGFSLTEQDICLLYDDNGDCLGEALVKFSTKAEASKAEKLNHKKFQDTEILLRCVSKKQLKAFSVDFSTVDSTANWNVSTSGADVCVSEGDHSSEANCDAV; this is encoded by the coding sequence ATGTGGACGGTGCGGTTAGAAGGTCTCCCGCCTATTGCAGACGCTATTCATGTGCGACGTTTCTTTGTTGGATTGAAGATTGAAGATGGAGATGTTAATATTATTGGTGGGGTACACGGAGAGGCTTACGTTACATTTAAAGACAAACTTGATGTATTTTACGCTCTACAGAGGTCACGTCAACTTCTGATGGGTGCACCCATAAATATTCTAGCTGCTCCTAGTTATCAGAGCAGCAGCTATTTACGTATTGTGTTTAAACCCTTGAATGCCAAACTTTCTGATGTTAAAAGCTTTTTCAAAGACCTGTGTGTGGAAAATGTAATTTTCTTGACAAGGTGTAAAGTTAGAAGCGGTGTAGGCTTAGTTAAATTTGGAAAAATGGATGATGCCGAAAAGGCCCTCTCAGTGTTTCAGTCGTCTGAAAATAGAAATTCTTGTGAAACACAAAATACATTTTCTGTTTTGTGTATGTGGCTGTCAAGGGAGAATGATTGGCTTTCCAACATTTCAAAACGTGGTTCTCCTAAGAAGAAAAATAAGAAAAGTTCAACTCCCAAACCGTTGCTGAACCATGACCACCATTTGTTGTACATTCACGAGTTTTATGCGCGTCTGGTGAATGTAAGTCTCTGCGCTGACAAATCCCACATAAGGAAGTTTTTGCACAACCTTGTCGATGACTCTCAGATCACATTTGTGTATGATAAAGATGGCAACCGACAGCGGGAATGTTTTGTGATGTTCATAACTGAAAATGATTATGTACGAGCTCTCGAGTTGGACAAAGCAGTTTTCAAGGGTCGTCGTTTGCGAGTGCTTCctatctccaaacccgacatgatgGACTTAATCGAGATTAATAAAAACGTCGTCTTGGGGAAACCAGTTTCAGGAGTGAAGAAGTCTGGCGTTAAATTCTTATATTTAAGAAACTTTGCCGCTTCTGTGAATAAACATGATGTTCTCAACTTTTTTACCGGATTTTCATTGACTGAACAGGACATTTGTCTGCTATATGATGACAATGGGGACTGCCTTGGGGAAGCTCTTGTCAAATTCTCAACGAAAGCGGAAGCATCCAAAGCTGAGAAACTAAACCATAAAAAGTTCCAGGATACAGAGATCCTACTGAGATGCGTCTCCAAGAAGCAGCTGAAGGCTTTTAGCGTTGACTTTTCCACGGTCGATTCTACAGCTAATTGGAATGTCTCTACGTCTGGAGCGGATGTATGTGTCAGCGAGGGGGACCACTCATCAGAGGCTAACTGTGACGCTGTTTAG